Proteins co-encoded in one Methanothermobacter sp. genomic window:
- the comC gene encoding L-sulfolactate dehydrogenase: MKITSEDEKNIITSILNALNVPEEHARIVADVTVDADLKGFSSHGIGRFPQYVKGIEHGNIKTEGNIEIEKETVSTALINGNHLLGHVVTYKGMKIAIQKAKRTGIGLVGIHDSNHFGIAGYYSDMAIKEDMIGIVMTNTEPAVAPLGGKEPILGTNPIAIGIPSNKYYVSVDMATSASARGKLLEAARKREKLPEGIALDSNGNPTTDPKKALKGSILPFGGHKGYALSFMIEILAGPLVKAAIGKEVKGTVNPYDKCTKGDLLIAIDPSKFVNIKDFKKQVDKFVEEVKSTGKVLIPGDIEKMNMKKNLAEGIHIDQELLKQLKELEEKLNLDLNLEG; encoded by the coding sequence ATGAAAATAACCAGTGAAGATGAAAAAAATATTATAACCTCAATTTTAAATGCCTTAAACGTGCCAGAAGAGCATGCAAGGATAGTTGCGGATGTAACAGTCGATGCAGACCTTAAAGGTTTCAGTTCACATGGAATCGGGAGATTCCCACAGTACGTGAAAGGCATAGAACACGGAAACATAAAAACAGAAGGCAATATAGAAATCGAAAAAGAAACAGTATCAACAGCCCTAATAAATGGTAACCACCTACTCGGACATGTGGTAACCTATAAGGGGATGAAGATAGCTATCCAAAAAGCAAAAAGGACTGGAATAGGATTAGTAGGAATCCATGATTCTAACCATTTCGGTATTGCAGGATACTACTCTGACATGGCAATCAAAGAAGACATGATAGGAATAGTAATGACAAATACAGAACCAGCCGTGGCACCATTAGGGGGAAAAGAACCAATACTCGGGACAAACCCCATAGCAATCGGAATACCATCCAACAAATACTATGTTTCAGTTGATATGGCAACATCAGCCTCCGCGCGTGGAAAATTACTCGAAGCCGCCCGTAAAAGAGAAAAACTACCAGAAGGCATAGCATTAGACTCCAATGGAAACCCCACCACAGACCCAAAAAAGGCCCTAAAGGGTTCAATATTACCATTCGGCGGGCACAAAGGCTACGCATTATCATTCATGATAGAAATATTAGCAGGACCTCTTGTAAAAGCCGCCATCGGCAAGGAAGTGAAAGGCACCGTAAACCCCTATGATAAATGTACAAAAGGCGACCTTCTAATAGCCATTGACCCATCAAAGTTCGTTAACATCAAAGACTTCAAAAAACAAGTTGACAAATTCGTGGAAGAAGTCAAATCCACAGGTAAAGTGCTCATACCAGGTGACATAGAAAAAATGAACATGAAAAAGAACCTAGCTGAGGGCATACACATAGACCAAGAACTCCTAAAACAATTAAAAGAACTAGAAGAGAAATTAAACCTGGACCTGAACTTGGAGGGATAA
- the purM gene encoding phosphoribosylformylglycinamidine cyclo-ligase, with the protein MVTYADSGVDINLEALTISSLASKLEKTLKYADVLTKKGHFASIIRVGDMAIAMSTDGVGSKILVAEKLGKYDTIGIDCIAMVVNDIICVGAKPIAIVDYLAMEKPNPEIASEIGEGLAKGAELAETAIIGGETATLPEIVNNFDLAATGIGITDPENIITGEKIKAGDKLIGIESSGIHSNGLTLARKIFFEKLKLDANDTIPGSKDKIGEELLKPTRIYVKPILELLESGIDIHGLAHITGGGYTNIRRLNDKVTYNIDKLPEPQPIFKTIHENGVPIDEMYKVFNMGIGFIIIVDKEDAKETIKITKKTYNAKEIGTVEKDPKGAVKIKTYTEEDITL; encoded by the coding sequence TTGGTAACATACGCCGATTCTGGAGTAGATATAAACCTTGAAGCATTAACCATATCAAGTTTAGCCTCAAAACTTGAAAAAACCTTGAAATATGCTGATGTACTCACAAAGAAAGGCCACTTCGCCTCTATAATACGAGTAGGTGACATGGCAATAGCAATGAGTACAGATGGCGTTGGCAGCAAAATACTAGTAGCAGAGAAATTAGGAAAATATGACACCATCGGAATAGATTGTATAGCAATGGTAGTAAATGATATAATATGTGTAGGCGCCAAACCAATCGCAATAGTCGACTACCTTGCAATGGAAAAACCAAACCCTGAAATCGCATCAGAAATAGGTGAAGGATTAGCAAAAGGAGCTGAATTAGCAGAAACCGCGATAATAGGCGGGGAAACAGCAACACTACCAGAGATAGTGAACAATTTCGACCTAGCAGCCACAGGCATAGGAATAACAGACCCCGAAAATATAATAACTGGAGAAAAAATAAAAGCAGGTGACAAGCTAATAGGAATTGAAAGTAGTGGGATACACAGCAACGGATTAACCCTCGCAAGGAAAATATTCTTCGAAAAACTGAAACTAGATGCCAATGATACCATACCAGGTTCAAAAGACAAAATAGGGGAAGAACTCCTAAAACCCACAAGAATTTATGTCAAACCCATACTAGAACTCCTTGAATCAGGAATAGACATTCATGGACTCGCACATATAACAGGAGGCGGTTACACAAACATACGTCGCCTCAACGATAAAGTAACATATAATATAGATAAACTACCAGAACCACAACCCATATTCAAGACAATCCACGAAAATGGAGTGCCAATAGACGAAATGTACAAAGTCTTCAACATGGGCATAGGCTTCATAATAATCGTGGACAAAGAAGATGCAAAAGAAACAATAAAAATAACCAAGAAAACTTACAACGCAAAAGAGATAGGAACCGTTGAAAAAGACCCTAAAGGGGCTGTGAAAATCAAAACATACACAGAAGAGGATATCACACTCTAA
- a CDS encoding beta-CASP ribonuclease aCPSF1, which yields MVSRVLEEIKKTIIQRLPPRVQVAKVEFEGPELVIYTKNPEIISENGDLIRELAKDLRKRIIIRSDRSVLMEPEKAIEKIHEIVPKEAEIINISFDDVTCEVIIEAKKPGLVIGKYGSTSREIVKNIGWAPKILRTPPISSEIIQRIRRTLRKNSKERKKILHQLGNRIHQKIKYENDWARLTAIGGFREVGRSCLYLQTPNSRILLDCGVNVAGTDEKTSYPFLNVPEFAPDNLDAVIITHAHLDHSGFVPYLYHYGYDGPVYCTTPTRDLMTLLQLDHIDIAYREEQPLPFNVKHVKKCIKHTITLDYGEVTDIAPDIRLTLHNAGHILGSAMAHLHIGDGQHNMVYTGDFKYEQSRLLEPAVTRFPRLETLVMESTYGGKEDVQPSRNHAEKELIKTIYTTLRRGGKILIPVFAVGRAQELMVVLEEYIRTGIIHEVPVYIDGMIWEATAIHTARPEYLSKDLRDQIFHMGHNPFISEIFHKVNGMDERMDIVEGEPSIILSTSGMLTGGNSLEYFKWLCENEKNSLVFVGYQAEGSLGRRLQKGWKEIPLKEEGKTRVYKVKMDIKTIEGFSGHSDRRQLMEYVKRVSPRPEKILICHGDNYKTLDLASSIYRTYKIETKTPLNLETVRIQ from the coding sequence ATGGTTTCAAGGGTTCTTGAAGAAATCAAGAAGACTATAATACAAAGATTACCACCAAGAGTCCAAGTAGCTAAGGTAGAATTTGAAGGACCAGAACTTGTAATCTATACAAAAAACCCAGAGATCATAAGCGAAAACGGTGACCTAATCAGGGAACTAGCCAAGGATCTTCGCAAGCGTATTATAATACGCTCAGACCGATCAGTACTCATGGAACCAGAAAAGGCCATAGAAAAAATCCATGAAATAGTCCCAAAAGAGGCCGAGATAATTAATATCTCCTTTGATGATGTAACCTGCGAAGTTATCATAGAAGCCAAAAAACCAGGACTTGTAATAGGCAAATACGGTTCAACATCAAGAGAAATAGTAAAAAATATAGGATGGGCACCTAAGATACTGAGAACGCCACCCATATCATCAGAGATCATCCAAAGAATACGACGGACCCTTAGAAAGAACAGTAAAGAACGTAAGAAGATACTTCACCAACTAGGGAATCGTATACACCAGAAAATAAAATACGAAAACGATTGGGCGAGACTAACAGCCATAGGCGGGTTCAGAGAAGTTGGAAGATCCTGCCTTTACCTTCAAACTCCCAACAGCAGAATACTACTAGACTGCGGAGTAAACGTGGCAGGAACAGACGAAAAAACATCATACCCATTCCTAAACGTCCCAGAATTCGCACCAGACAACCTAGATGCCGTGATAATAACACACGCCCACCTAGACCACTCAGGATTCGTACCATACCTCTACCATTACGGTTACGACGGACCAGTATACTGCACAACACCCACAAGAGACCTAATGACATTACTCCAACTAGACCACATAGACATAGCCTACAGAGAAGAACAACCACTCCCATTCAACGTCAAACACGTGAAAAAATGCATAAAACATACAATCACACTCGACTACGGAGAAGTAACTGACATAGCACCAGACATAAGACTAACATTACACAACGCCGGCCACATACTAGGATCGGCAATGGCCCACCTCCACATCGGCGACGGCCAACACAACATGGTATACACTGGGGACTTCAAATACGAACAAAGCAGACTACTAGAACCAGCCGTCACAAGATTCCCCAGACTCGAAACCCTAGTCATGGAAAGCACCTACGGTGGAAAAGAAGATGTACAACCCTCAAGAAACCATGCAGAAAAAGAACTGATAAAAACAATCTACACCACCCTCAGAAGAGGGGGTAAAATACTAATACCAGTATTCGCAGTTGGAAGGGCCCAAGAACTTATGGTAGTATTAGAAGAATATATAAGAACTGGGATCATCCATGAAGTCCCAGTATATATTGATGGGATGATATGGGAAGCTACAGCCATCCACACAGCCCGCCCAGAATACCTAAGCAAAGACTTGAGAGACCAAATATTCCATATGGGCCACAACCCATTCATATCAGAAATATTCCATAAAGTTAATGGAATGGACGAGAGAATGGATATAGTCGAAGGAGAACCATCAATTATCCTATCAACCTCAGGGATGCTAACAGGTGGAAACTCCCTAGAATACTTCAAATGGTTATGTGAAAATGAAAAGAATTCACTTGTCTTTGTAGGTTACCAAGCCGAAGGTTCACTTGGAAGAAGACTCCAGAAAGGCTGGAAGGAAATACCACTCAAAGAAGAAGGTAAAACAAGAGTATACAAGGTGAAAATGGATATAAAGACTATAGAAGGTTTCAGCGGACACTCAGATCGCAGACAGCTCATGGAATATGTGAAAAGGGTGAGCCCCAGACCAGAGAAAATACTCATATGCCATGGTGACAATTACAAAACCCTAGACCTTGCATCAAGCATCTACAGAACCTACAAGATAGAAACAAAAACGCCATTAAACCTAGAAACCGTGCGAATACAATAA
- the psmB gene encoding archaeal proteasome endopeptidase complex subunit beta: protein MEDERRLKGTTTVGITCKDGVVFATERRATIGNLIAHKVADKIFKVDEHIAATVAGSVADAQTLMKYLKAEAALYKMRNSERISIEAVAALASNILHSNRFYPLIVQALLGGVDDTGAKIYSLDPTGGMILDKFISTGSGSPIAYGVLEDRYTEDLYVEEAIDIAIKALKSAIERDTFSGNGIRVAIVTEEGFKMLSEEEVEKRIKELN, encoded by the coding sequence ATGGAAGACGAAAGAAGATTAAAAGGTACTACAACTGTAGGTATAACCTGCAAAGATGGGGTTGTTTTTGCAACAGAGAGAAGAGCTACAATAGGGAACCTGATAGCGCACAAAGTCGCTGATAAGATATTCAAAGTTGATGAACACATAGCAGCAACAGTCGCAGGATCCGTGGCTGATGCTCAAACTCTAATGAAATATTTAAAAGCCGAAGCAGCATTATATAAGATGAGGAATTCCGAAAGGATAAGTATAGAGGCTGTCGCAGCCCTAGCATCAAACATACTCCATTCAAACCGCTTCTATCCACTCATAGTACAAGCCCTACTAGGAGGAGTAGATGACACAGGGGCAAAAATATACTCCCTAGACCCTACAGGGGGCATGATCCTAGACAAATTCATATCCACAGGCTCAGGTTCACCTATAGCCTATGGTGTGCTCGAAGACAGATACACCGAAGACTTATATGTAGAAGAAGCAATCGACATTGCAATAAAAGCCCTAAAATCTGCAATAGAAAGAGACACCTTCTCAGGGAATGGTATAAGAGTAGCTATAGTCACAGAAGAAGGTTTCAAAATGTTAAGCGAAGAAGAAGTTGAAAAAAGAATTAAAGAACTTAACTAA
- a CDS encoding formate--phosphoribosylaminoimidazolecarboxamide ligase — MGKIDRDEILEILEGYDKEDLTIATLGSHTSLHILHGAKMEGFKTTVVCEKGREVPYQRFRVADEFIIVDEFKEIADDDVQEKLREMNSIIIPHGSFVAYAGLDRIENDFYVPMYGNRNILRWESERELERRLMKKAGIRIPYKYDDPEKIDRPVMVKFPGARGGRGYFVAATPEEFHEKIDLMIERGWITEDEISDAHIEEYIAGTNFCIQYFYSPLKDEVEILGMDSRYESNIDGLVRIPAKDQLDINLQPSYVITGNHPVAMRESLLPQAFEIGDRMVDAAKELVPPGLNGPFCLQTMCTDNLEIVTFEMSARSDGGTNTFMNGSTYSYLLYGEGMSMGRRAALEIKNAKKEGVLEEIIT, encoded by the coding sequence ATGGGTAAAATAGACAGGGATGAAATATTAGAGATACTTGAGGGATACGATAAGGAAGATTTGACCATAGCAACCCTTGGCAGCCACACATCACTCCACATACTCCACGGTGCCAAGATGGAAGGCTTCAAAACCACTGTAGTATGTGAAAAAGGGCGTGAGGTCCCATATCAACGTTTTAGGGTGGCTGATGAATTCATAATAGTTGACGAGTTCAAGGAGATTGCTGATGATGATGTCCAAGAAAAATTAAGGGAGATGAATAGTATAATCATCCCCCATGGATCATTTGTAGCCTATGCCGGACTTGACAGAATCGAAAACGACTTCTATGTGCCAATGTATGGAAACAGGAACATCCTAAGATGGGAGTCTGAAAGAGAACTTGAAAGGCGCCTCATGAAAAAAGCAGGTATAAGGATACCCTACAAATATGATGACCCCGAAAAGATAGACCGTCCCGTTATGGTGAAATTCCCAGGCGCCAGAGGCGGCAGAGGATACTTCGTAGCCGCCACACCCGAGGAATTCCATGAAAAGATTGACCTAATGATAGAACGCGGATGGATAACCGAGGATGAAATATCAGATGCCCACATAGAAGAATATATTGCAGGTACAAACTTCTGTATACAATACTTCTATTCACCTTTGAAAGATGAAGTTGAAATCCTCGGAATGGACAGCCGCTATGAATCAAATATTGACGGTCTGGTAAGAATACCTGCTAAAGATCAATTAGATATAAACTTACAACCTTCATATGTTATCACAGGCAACCACCCAGTAGCTATGAGGGAATCTCTCCTGCCACAAGCCTTTGAGATAGGTGATAGGATGGTAGATGCTGCCAAGGAACTTGTACCTCCAGGATTGAATGGGCCCTTCTGTCTCCAGACAATGTGCACAGACAACCTAGAGATTGTAACATTTGAAATGAGCGCACGCTCAGATGGTGGTACAAACACATTTATGAATGGATCAACCTACAGTTACCTCCTCTATGGTGAAGGCATGAGCATGGGAAGGAGAGCTGCCCTTGAAATAAAAAATGCGAAAAAAGAGGGCGTCCTAGAAGAGATAATAACCTAG
- a CDS encoding class I SAM-dependent methyltransferase family protein yields MKWKQIGDIIILNRNVKNPEKFLKMKGVKTVIKIGRIRGRMREPEVKILAGAETETMHKENKCLFKLDVANIMWSKGNTYERMRIPRLIQDGETIVDMFAGIGYFSIPIAVHANPKKVYAIEINPKAYQYLKENIKLNKVQDKVKPILGDSNIIAPTLSADRVLMGYVVNTHHYLDSALKCLKKGGILHYHETAPDKIKFKRPIKRIKKAAKPREVRILNKRIIKKYSPGVWHVVIDAKIN; encoded by the coding sequence ATGAAATGGAAACAGATAGGTGACATCATAATATTAAACAGGAACGTGAAAAACCCGGAAAAGTTCCTCAAAATGAAAGGTGTAAAGACCGTGATCAAAATCGGGAGAATCCGGGGTAGGATGAGAGAACCAGAAGTCAAAATCCTCGCAGGGGCAGAGACCGAGACAATGCACAAGGAAAACAAGTGCTTGTTCAAGTTAGATGTCGCCAATATCATGTGGTCAAAGGGCAACACCTATGAGAGGATGAGAATACCAAGGCTAATACAAGATGGTGAGACCATAGTCGACATGTTCGCGGGGATAGGCTACTTCTCAATACCGATAGCAGTCCACGCAAACCCGAAAAAAGTCTATGCAATTGAGATAAACCCAAAAGCATACCAATACCTTAAAGAGAACATAAAATTAAACAAAGTCCAGGACAAGGTCAAACCCATACTAGGAGATTCAAATATCATAGCACCTACACTCTCCGCCGACAGGGTTCTAATGGGATATGTTGTGAATACACACCATTACCTTGACAGTGCACTTAAATGCTTAAAAAAAGGTGGAATATTACACTACCATGAAACAGCACCTGACAAAATAAAATTCAAAAGACCAATAAAAAGGATAAAAAAGGCCGCGAAACCCCGCGAAGTTAGAATACTAAATAAGAGAATTATAAAAAAGTATTCCCCAGGCGTCTGGCATGTTGTGATAGATGCTAAGATAAACTAG
- a CDS encoding DUF429 domain-containing protein: protein MIVGVDLAAKEKNRTGIAIISNKKVEAFEVLSDNEILDVIVDADLVVFDAPLSLPKGRCCLERECKCSRFGHFRKADLEIRKYGQVLPLTFPHIKMLTYRGIRLKNILESLNPDSIIIETHPSTARKLINLSRISSTFKIEWEKLSPHESDAIIAAITGYFYLKGECMILGDSSEGPIVLPKTL from the coding sequence TTGATTGTTGGTGTGGATCTTGCAGCAAAGGAAAAAAATAGGACAGGTATCGCCATAATATCCAATAAAAAGGTTGAAGCCTTTGAAGTATTATCTGATAATGAAATATTAGACGTGATCGTGGATGCTGATCTTGTTGTGTTCGACGCTCCTCTTTCACTCCCTAAGGGCAGATGTTGCCTTGAAAGAGAATGCAAATGCAGTAGATTTGGCCATTTCAGAAAAGCCGACTTGGAGATCAGAAAATATGGACAAGTACTCCCTTTAACATTCCCCCATATTAAAATGTTAACCTATAGGGGGATCCGGTTAAAAAACATTCTAGAATCATTGAACCCTGATTCCATTATAATAGAAACTCATCCAAGCACGGCACGAAAATTAATAAATTTATCCAGGATATCTTCCACTTTCAAGATAGAATGGGAAAAATTAAGCCCTCACGAATCAGATGCTATCATAGCCGCTATCACGGGCTATTTTTACCTTAAAGGGGAATGCATGATCCTCGGGGACTCATCCGAGGGTCCTATTGTACTCCCAAAAACCCTATAG
- the cofG gene encoding 7,8-didemethyl-8-hydroxy-5-deazariboflavin synthase subunit CofG, producing the protein MKPSKDDLKKYLGYEGIQILDLMRKALNQQKKKTITYSRNIFIPVTRLCRNRCGYCTFRREKTEQPILTPEDIMRRLKKAESYGCREALFTFGEAADKLEPVKNQLEKLGYDTMVEYIYHICHETLKNTLLLPHTNMGILKFKDLKMLKEVNASMGLMLETSSPRLMKTIAHKESPGKDPKLRIRTIEDAGKLRIPFTTGLLIGIGETIEERAESLLELRRIQDKYGHIQEIIIQNFRSKPGIPMEDHPEPTLLEMIKTVATTKILFPDVSIQVPPNLNKETSELFLLAGADDWGGISPLSKDYVNPEAPWPEIGELERITRNAGFKLKERLPVYPKFISEYYLSERVLERVKVHLTTL; encoded by the coding sequence ATGAAACCCTCAAAGGACGACCTCAAAAAATATCTAGGATATGAAGGCATCCAAATACTGGATCTAATGAGAAAAGCCCTAAACCAACAAAAGAAGAAAACCATAACATATTCCAGGAACATTTTCATACCAGTGACAAGACTTTGCAGAAACAGGTGCGGCTATTGCACATTCCGAAGAGAAAAAACAGAACAGCCCATATTAACACCTGAAGATATAATGAGACGATTAAAAAAAGCAGAATCATATGGTTGCAGAGAAGCCCTATTTACATTCGGAGAAGCCGCAGACAAACTAGAACCCGTGAAGAATCAATTGGAAAAACTGGGCTATGATACCATGGTAGAATATATCTACCATATCTGCCATGAAACCCTCAAAAATACACTACTTTTACCCCATACCAACATGGGAATATTAAAATTTAAAGACCTTAAAATGCTAAAAGAAGTTAACGCATCCATGGGCCTTATGCTGGAAACATCAAGCCCACGACTCATGAAAACAATAGCCCATAAAGAGAGCCCAGGGAAAGATCCCAAGCTTAGGATCAGAACCATCGAAGACGCTGGCAAACTCAGAATACCATTCACAACCGGGCTCCTAATAGGCATAGGTGAGACAATAGAAGAAAGAGCAGAATCCCTCCTAGAGTTAAGAAGGATACAAGACAAATATGGGCACATCCAAGAGATCATAATCCAAAATTTCAGATCAAAACCAGGAATCCCTATGGAAGACCACCCAGAGCCCACACTACTTGAAATGATAAAGACAGTGGCCACTACAAAGATACTCTTCCCTGACGTGAGCATACAAGTACCCCCAAATCTTAACAAGGAAACCAGTGAATTGTTCCTTCTTGCAGGTGCAGATGACTGGGGTGGTATATCACCCCTAAGTAAAGATTATGTTAATCCAGAGGCTCCATGGCCTGAGATAGGGGAACTTGAAAGGATAACAAGGAATGCAGGGTTTAAATTAAAAGAGAGACTGCCAGTGTATCCGAAGTTCATATCAGAATATTATCTTAGTGAAAGAGTCCTTGAAAGGGTGAAAGTTCACCTGACCACACTATAG
- a CDS encoding DUF2120 domain-containing protein — protein sequence MIKLHRLAGEIMTYLDAYEGSRPALDAAQILIVRGHSKKRIKADNMKKILDNLMEHLQAEEIDLLSDAGTDLISIMDENIRKNVDVGADPDIAGIQRLKESLENMNFTVEYRLGIAEKTGFFIVLYKDKSDMGPCFVEIVVSDLGE from the coding sequence TTGATAAAACTGCATAGATTAGCAGGCGAAATAATGACATACCTAGACGCCTATGAAGGTTCCAGACCAGCCCTAGACGCCGCCCAGATACTAATAGTGAGAGGACATTCGAAAAAGAGGATAAAAGCAGATAACATGAAAAAAATCCTCGACAACCTCATGGAACACCTCCAAGCAGAAGAAATAGACCTATTATCAGATGCCGGGACAGACCTCATAAGTATAATGGATGAAAACATAAGAAAAAACGTTGATGTCGGAGCAGACCCAGACATAGCAGGAATACAACGCCTAAAAGAATCCCTCGAAAACATGAACTTCACAGTAGAATACCGCCTAGGAATCGCCGAGAAAACAGGTTTCTTCATAGTACTATACAAAGACAAAAGTGACATGGGCCCCTGTTTTGTTGAAATCGTCGTCTCAGACCTTGGTGAATAA
- the mptA gene encoding GTP cyclohydrolase MptA has protein sequence MICFPDTQEKIPSIPVHLTRVGVTGVKKLLKIERENKRPIILLPTFDAFVDLPSKQRGIHMSRNPEAITEVLEEVVERNILELESLCAEIVNLLLKKHKYARRAEVSMESDFMFRKRSPITHKRSQEMTKIMADAVGYRDRDEVIIRKMIGAEVVGMTVCPCAQETIKEATRQELIKFLDEETTQKVLETVPIASHNQRGKGMIMIEVPEGHTIRGEDLIRIIEESMSSPVYEMLKRPDENAVVIEAHKNPMFVEDCVRNMVHRIVKEFPHLPDDTIVTVRQINEESIHRHNAFAEKVATMGELKYEIEELNNQIGGQLDKTA, from the coding sequence ATGATATGCTTCCCAGATACACAAGAAAAAATACCCTCAATCCCCGTACACCTTACAAGAGTCGGGGTCACAGGTGTTAAGAAACTTCTCAAAATCGAAAGAGAAAACAAAAGACCAATAATACTCCTACCAACCTTCGACGCCTTCGTAGATTTGCCAAGCAAACAAAGAGGAATTCACATGTCAAGGAATCCCGAGGCCATCACTGAAGTACTAGAAGAAGTGGTTGAAAGGAACATACTCGAACTAGAATCATTATGCGCAGAAATAGTTAACCTCTTACTCAAAAAGCACAAATATGCTCGAAGAGCCGAAGTTAGCATGGAAAGCGACTTCATGTTCAGGAAAAGGTCTCCAATCACCCATAAGAGAAGCCAGGAAATGACAAAGATAATGGCCGACGCAGTTGGATACAGAGACCGAGACGAAGTCATAATAAGGAAGATGATAGGCGCCGAAGTGGTGGGCATGACAGTCTGCCCTTGTGCACAAGAAACAATAAAAGAAGCAACAAGACAAGAACTAATAAAATTCCTCGACGAAGAAACAACACAAAAAGTCCTTGAAACAGTCCCCATAGCCTCACACAACCAAAGAGGAAAAGGCATGATCATGATAGAAGTCCCAGAAGGTCACACAATCCGGGGAGAAGACCTAATAAGGATAATAGAAGAATCAATGAGCTCCCCAGTCTATGAAATGCTCAAAAGACCGGATGAAAATGCCGTAGTAATAGAAGCCCACAAGAATCCAATGTTCGTAGAAGACTGCGTCAGGAACATGGTACACCGCATAGTCAAAGAATTCCCACACCTACCAGATGATACGATCGTAACAGTAAGACAAATCAACGAAGAAAGCATACACCGCCATAACGCCTTCGCAGAAAAAGTTGCCACCATGGGAGAACTAAAATACGAAATAGAAGAACTAAACAACCAAATAGGTGGTCAACTTGATAAAACTGCATAG
- a CDS encoding DUF2100 domain-containing protein — protein sequence MERMRIKQAEELIKKACIKQKKTMIKEPEEGIINVKHFENAIKELIRAEDYIYKSLPYHRLSKEEASGFCQHLLKAREKIDKILADFKVLEMEDLKDKIRKLSLNTLIITTKSDVKKALTKRGIEAPQIIVTGAPLSIEDMEKINPKIPEKTLENIKKKIEHTKDNIERKIKKMNIKKIIVLAEPNPTSKLIAKRAKKLYNAKIILDKNPKEIPDNKLIEILSKK from the coding sequence ATGGAAAGAATGCGGATAAAACAAGCAGAAGAACTCATAAAAAAAGCATGCATTAAACAAAAGAAGACAATGATAAAAGAACCAGAAGAGGGTATAATCAACGTAAAACATTTTGAAAACGCCATAAAGGAGCTGATAAGGGCTGAAGATTACATTTATAAAAGTTTACCCTATCATAGGCTTTCAAAGGAGGAGGCATCTGGATTCTGCCAACACCTCCTCAAAGCCCGAGAGAAAATCGATAAAATACTCGCAGACTTTAAAGTATTAGAAATGGAAGACCTAAAAGATAAAATAAGAAAATTATCCCTAAACACCCTTATAATAACCACAAAAAGTGACGTGAAAAAAGCATTGACTAAAAGGGGGATTGAAGCCCCCCAAATTATCGTCACCGGCGCCCCACTTTCCATCGAAGACATGGAAAAAATAAACCCCAAAATCCCAGAAAAAACCCTAGAAAATATAAAAAAGAAAATAGAACACACAAAGGATAACATAGAGCGTAAAATCAAAAAAATGAACATAAAAAAGATCATAGTATTGGCAGAACCCAATCCAACATCAAAACTCATAGCAAAAAGAGCCAAAAAACTCTACAATGCAAAAATCATCCTAGATAAAAACCCAAAGGAAATACCAGATAATAAACTCATCGAAATACTCTCAAAAAAATAA